The following DNA comes from Bacteroidota bacterium.
CGCATTGTATGCCAATATCGATGGTTTTGATTATTCTGAAGCCGATATAGAAAATCGCCCGGAACTTGACCGTTGGATACTTTCTGAATTAAACACTTTGATAAAAGTAGTTACTGAAAGTATGGAAAAATACGAGCCAACTCAGGCAGGACGTGCAATTCAGAATTTCGTAACTGAAAACTTAAGTAACTGGTTTGTTCGTTTAAGCAGAAGAAGATTCTGGAAAGGAGATTATCAGGATGATAAAATTTCGGCATATCAAACACTATACACATGTTTGAATGCAGTTGCTAAACTTTCATCTCCAATTGCTCCATTCTTTATGGATAAATTGTATAAAGATCTTAATGCTGCCACAGGTAAAGAACAATTCGAATCGGTACACCTTGCTGATTGGCCAACATATGATGCAAGCCATGTAAATGCCGACCTGGAAGAACGAATGCACAAAGCACAGACAATTACTTCTATGGTTTTGAGTTTACGTAAAAAAGATCAGATTAAAGTTCGTCAGCCTCTACAAAAGATCATGGTTCCTGTTTTGGATGAGAAAACCAAAACACAAATAGAAGCTATCTCAGATCTGGTATTAGCCGAGGTTAATGTTAAGGAAATAGAACTTCTTTCGGATGCTTCAGGTATTTTGGTAAAAAGCATTAAACCAAACTTTAAAGCCTTAGGCCCTAAATTTGGTAAGGAAATGCGTTTTGTAGGCCAGGCTATTGCTAAATTCGGACAGGAAGATATTGCCGAAATAGAAAAAAATGGAACAAAAGATATTGAAGTAAACGGAAAAAAAGTTAGTTTAGCGCTCGCCGAAGTGGAAATCACTACTCAGGACATCGAAGGATGGACAGTAGCTAACTACAACGGACTTACTGTTGCACTTGATGTTACTATTAGCGAAGAGTTAAAATCGGAAGGAATTGCCCGTGAAGTTGTAAACAGGATTCAAAACCTCAGAAAAGATTCAGGTTTCGAAGTTACTGATCAAATTCATGTGGAATTGGAAAGAAATGAAATTCTGGAAAAAGCAGTTTCTAACAACTCTGAATATATAAAAAGTGAAACATTAACAAAACAACTCGATTTTGTAGACAACATAGAAGAGGGATACTTAATTGAGTTTGATGAAATTAATACTAAAATAAAACTAACCAGAATATAGCCTTGTATTGCAAACGTTTTAGTTGTATATTCAAGGATGTTATTTTGAATGCATATTTAACAAAAACTTAAGCCTATGAAAGCCTCAGATATTAAAGAAAGATACTCTGATGAGGATTTAGAAGAATTCAAAACTCTGATAGAGGAAAAAATAGTAAAAGCAGAACACGATTTAAACATAATTAAGCAATCTTACTTAAATGACTTAAACAACGGGACTGATGATACATCTCCTACCTTTAAGGCATTCGAAGAAGGGGCCTCAACTATGTCGAAAGAAGCTAATGCACAACTGGCTGCAAGACAGGAGAAATTTATTCGCGATTTGAATAATGCTCTTCTGAGAATACAAAACAAAACTTACGGTATATGTAGAGTTACCGGAAAGTTAATCAACAAGGAACGCTTAAAATTAGTTCCGCATGCAACTTTAAGTATAGAAGCTAAAAGAATGCAATAAACAAAATAAAAAAGCTGACTATTTCTAGTCAGCTTTTTTTATGTCTTATACAATCACTTCCTGATAACTTAAAACAGGTATGCCAAATTAATTGTAAAAGATTTGTTATTGGCTACGTTATCGTATTCGTATACCTCCGTAAGTCCCATATCATAATTTAGTGAAATTTGTAAATCATTTATCGACACAGGTATTATTACACCAAGCTCCATTGATAATCCATAATCCATATTTCTTGCCTGATCTTTAATATCGGTTGACCCATTGTCAATTTCGGATGATGTATAGGCAATTTCGGAACTGGCATCAAGCAGTATTCCTGCATATGGCCCGGTTGCCAAGAATACTTTACTTG
Coding sequences within:
- a CDS encoding TraR/DksA C4-type zinc finger protein, translated to MKASDIKERYSDEDLEEFKTLIEEKIVKAEHDLNIIKQSYLNDLNNGTDDTSPTFKAFEEGASTMSKEANAQLAARQEKFIRDLNNALLRIQNKTYGICRVTGKLINKERLKLVPHATLSIEAKRMQ